The Gossypium hirsutum isolate 1008001.06 chromosome D06, Gossypium_hirsutum_v2.1, whole genome shotgun sequence genome contains the following window.
ATCGAGATATTTGCTCGGTTTaatcacttaagaaatttttaaaaaaccaCCAACTAGATTATTAGAACTAGATTTGGAAGTTCACTTGATTCAATCACCCAGAAGGGGGAAACCTTGTCAATAAGCCCTAGAGTGCTAAAAATTGGATCTTGTTGAGGGGATTTCAATGTTTGAACTGAGAAAGGATTTCAATAGTTTAATACCATGTCAGCAATTTCAtcttgaattttagaattttcatttGAATTTGGTTTTTTTCAGGATGAAAATGCTGATGTGGTATTAAACCATTGGAAAAATTATACAGACGGCGTGGCATTACTGTTTCATATGCAATCCTTTCCCAAACTGTGAAAAACTTGACCCACCGAAATTTTTTCAATAAACCCTAATAAGTGAAATTACAAATCATAAATTGAGAGCAATTAGTGGGAAGAATTTAACTGTGAGTTGGGATTTGAAGTTTGAAATTATTTCATCCACATAATCGTTGGTATCAAAAACTGATCGAGATTCTCCAAATAAGATATCGTTAGCCCCAATGCCAAGAAAATAGAGTGAGTTTCTAAGCAATGCTTGAGCCGCTATTGCACCAATTCCTGATATGATGTCTTGCCTAGTCTTTGCAAAGTAATCCACTTGTTTATCCATACTAATTCTCTCaccctgcaaaaaaaaaaaaagaaaattgcttTAAACAAGCTTAAATTTAAGACTTTAGAactaaaagggactaaatttgatattataccaCTTAGCTAAAGGGGGCAAGGCCATTATACGCCCACCACTAGCTACACCCCAGTCCAACAAGTTTGAGTAGTAACTTTTTATGGTCAAATCGGATTAAATTAGATTCGGGTTTGAATCCATCAAATAAGATTTTCGAGTTTAGATCAATATTGACAAATCTATCCGAACTAATATGTAGTCGACAAGTAACGATATAATTTAGTAATGCAAGAGAATAAGGAAGAAATTAAGCTTACAAAGAATGCTCCAGTGGCTTGTAAAATTCCAGCTCCGGAGGAGGCATAGTTAACACCTTTCAAAATCATATCTCCAGTTGTATTAGGTGCTAGGAAAGGAGGAGCATAATCTTCAAAGCCAATTTCCTCTCCTGTTCAAacacacaaaaaataaaaaataaaaaaattagtatagtAGGGACCTGCTATGCATCCAAGCTCAAAGGTCTAATTGGTATTTGGGAAGTTTGGGCGAAAATATTACGCTCGAAAATGGGCTTAGTAAAAAATAAAGGTTTGCTTAAATTATAGGTTGTATTTGGACTTCAATATTCAAGGCTTGATCTCGTCCCAACTAGATATTACCATATgaaaactaaatatataatacttatgtttacaaatttaataaaaggaaaaataatataaaaataacatcattttatatggGCGAGCCTGAACGAACTTGGTTAACCATTTATAAATATGGAAACGCTAGGATAAAATTTGAGACCCATAAGGGTTTGACTAAACTTGGACAACTATATATGACTTTGACACCATATAGATTCGGTTCATAGACACTAGAGATGACGAGGGGTGGACGGTCTTTTGCCCGCATTGACCCCGACCCGATATAGTCTTGACTTATCTCGACCCCAATCCTAACTCAATAACTATTAATTCACACACCTTAAAAATTTAAGGTGTACCTGATCCCAACTTAACCCGAGatgtcattattttttatttttataaatgtatattatttatcaaaatagaaCAATTGTTGAGAGTGCAACAAGGAAAGAAAGTAAGCAAGAGAAATGGTTGAATTAAGAGCATTTTTGTAATTATCTCGAGGCAAGGTAAGGTGGTTTTTTCTAAACCTAGTCCCGTCTTAATACTCGCCTCGACTTGCCTCAAACCTAATTTCAAAAAGAAGCCAACCTTATCAAATCGGGTCAAGTCGAAATCTGTTAGTTTTGTATTTTTTGTCATCCCAAATAGATATACCTCAATTCAACTTCATAAAACAAGAATCGCGTCCTCGTTTTCGATAGCATAACAAGTAGaacaaatatcaaaaatataaattacgaAAGAATTTTGCAGAAACTTGCCTATAACATCGGCAATTGTTCGGGAATTGGTGTACCGACCGGACGGATTTCCTTTGCGGAAGTCGATACCGTTAGGATACTCGGGTTTTGCCAATGTGTTGATGTAATAGTTGTTTCCCACGTCAACCAAAGAATCTCCGAATACAAAGAATGCACTAATATTTTGGGCAAAACCAATGTGTTTGGCTAAAATATGAGACAATATGGAACAAATGATGATCAGCTTGTTCCGAATGGTGCCCATTTGTGgactaaaaaataacaataataaaaaccTAAGGTgggttttggattttttttcttaaggaCTTAATGAAGAACTTAAGCTTATGCCGATTGTTTAAATAGTAAAGCAAGCAAGGGTTAACTTAGGAGACTAGCAAAAAGAGCAAAGAAATTCATTACTTAGGTAAGGTTAAAATGTGATCtaagtccttgtacttttcatacatttgaaatttagtcaccctattttatttcaaggaatttaatccctaaacttttTGGATTTAGGTTTATTATAAATAGGGGCAGAAGGTAATGGTAGCCAAGGGTGGCCTTGCCTctcccctctccctctccctctccccgTCCCCAGcccccccctttttttaaaaaattcaatattcccttggttctttttgaaaattttaattagacacCCCCAAAATTTGGTCTCAAAATCCGCTACTAATTATATGTTGCATAGCTACCAAGTGAGTTTTTTTATTCCAAAATGTCACACTAGAGAATTTAagagaactttaaaaaaattaacaattagatatgaattttgaaatctaaaaagtaaaggggTCAAATTCTAAATATATTGAGAGTACAAGGATTTGGTGTATTTGGTGGTTCTCTAGTTGGAAGGAAGTCACatatatgcaatttttttttataaaattcgaACTTGAATCCAAATTCTTTGATTATCTACGTTAAATTGagttttattatttgaatttaaatatcgAATTTGACATATTTTAAAAGGTTAACAGTCAGATTtagttaaattgacaaaaaatataaaaatcgagAATTAAATTGGACATTATGCCAAAAACAAATTGTAAGTTAAATAAAGAAAGGGTAAACTATCCCATTAATCACTCAGAATAATGGTCGTTCCTGGTTTGGTCaccccaatttttatttttatttgttaatttggtCATTCCAAAAAAGAAACCGATCAAATTGGTTACTCTACCATTAAATGGCAATGGAATGACTAACGATGTGTTTTCACGTGTTATTTTGGGGTGACCAGAATAAGAACAACCCCTATTTAAAATGGTTAACGATTAACTTACTCTTATTTCAGAGTGACTAATATGAAAATACACAGTCAACATTCTATTACCATTTAACGAGAAAGTGACAAATTTGATCAATTTCCTTTTCAGgtgaccaaataaaaaaaattaaaagacgaAAATAAAAACAACCCCTGCTTAGAATAATTAAGTGGTAGTGATAATCATTCCCATCATAAATAATTCGTCACTTGAATGTTTTTGACTTGCACAATAAACGACGGCTTCGAAACTTCGGCGCAGATCTAAGAGCCGAAATGTAAAAGTGATAACTAAAGCCTATGAACCAAAAtttattacctttttttttaataaaattgctATGAAATCGAATATGGAATGTAACTCAAGTCATCAATGTGCTTCATTTCTAGTTatacatttaataattttttacttaaatttaatgcaaaaaaaatcgaatttaatGTAAATTGTTAATGAATTTAGATTTATATtcgaattttataaaaattgtagaTATATGATTCGTTGTCATTAGGGGTGTTCAAATTTCGATTAAAACCGAATTAGCCGACCGAACCGATCTAATTCAGTCGgaggtcggttaataattttttgaaagttcgGTTATGGgtaattcggttcgaaatcgggtaattaaccgaaattaataattaataatacaaattatatgtagttttaattcAGCTAATTCGGTCAAATGAATATTatcagtttatttattttatatgttttacacttgttttaactaaaaaaaacatataaatttcgattaattcggttgaCCGACGGAAATAACCGAAATATTTCGGTTTGGttaatttcttttgaaaaaatttcggtttaGTAAGGatttattatctctattttggaaaagaaaattcactTGTAGTTATGTAACGAAAACTAATGTTGGGGAAGTTGCTAGTGCTCGTTCCATGTACTGTTAGAACAAAACTATTTTTCTACTCGGGTCATCGAGTTGGGCCTTGAATAAGTTTCGTTGTACTGAGTTTGGTCCATTTAAGTGGCATATTTGACAAAACAAGAAGCACGGTTCAACTAGAATGCTAAGACTCCCAAAAACTTCCAACCGAATTGCTTGAGGTGATTGGATAAGCATGAaagatttattattatctcttggtgattaaatttttatttcatatttgttCAAGGGAGTTTTTCAGCTGAATTAAAGGAGGTTATTTTGCTGCCTTCCGAGCCTATAGAGGCGTCATTCTCCCTTGGGGGGTATCATCGACTTTGAGGGCTGAATATCTTTTGAAAGTTTGAGTATCGTGCTATTTTTCAGCTTGCTTATTTGTTTCTTGTATTGAGTGTCGATTTCGTTGGCTAGAGTGTTTGTAACACTTTGTTGAAATTCTTTCCTTTGAGGCCGTGTGGTGAAGATCAATTGTTCTCTATTGGGGCTCCATATACTTGCTTGGTGAAGGAGTTGTGAGCTTTAGGCAATAGGGAAAGAAGTGTATTGTTGAGTTGTCTAGTGATTAAATAAAGATACATTTTGAGCCAAGGCTCCGTAGATGTAGGACCGTTGTGTCTAAACTGCGTAAACAAAGATCAATTGTgttgattctttttcttttcttatttgcATACGCTGCTTGTTTTCGTTCTAATTGTCGTTATAACAAACGTTAAGCAAAGTTGGTTTATTATATttgtaaattgattatttttcaaatacttttataataaacttgaatttaacataagaattttaaattcaataacTTCGAGACTAAATTCCTTGAAATAAAAgtaggactaaaatttcaaatgtaATACAAGTACATGGACTTACAACATATTTAGCAAAtttgaatttaagttatatatGGGTACTCCACATTAGTAGTCACCTCAtctattgttttttttcttttttgatcacccaactatgaaaagtttaCATTAGTCAGCTGGTAATCgaaaaagataaatttgaatagttggataaccaaaaaagaaaaagaaaatcatagtTAAATCactactaatataatttacctattatatatttaattttacacCAGTATAAATAGATCTCTCTTTATTGTTTTTGATGAATTACAAGAGGAGGGCAAAGCCCTAAGAGTAATGTGACTAGCGCGACTCGAACCCAGACCAAACCTGGAACGTTAAACACCTTAACCATCAGACCAACACACGGGATTCAAATAGATCTCTCTTTAATTCGAATTCGTTAAATTTATAACTCAAAAAATGAAGCACATTGATGACTTTGAGTTGGTCCATATTGAAATTATACGAGCTACATTCCATAGTTGATTTCATAACAATTTTATTGCGAAGGTAATAAATTTTGGTCCATATGTACATCAAGTGGATGAGATCGGTGGAGTAGTCTGAGCTGGAGATGGGATTGCACGTGTTTATGGATTGAACGAGATTCAAGCTGGGGAAATGGTTGAATTTGCGAGCAGTGTGAGAGGAATAGCGTTGAATCTTGAGAATGAGAATGAGAATGAGAATGTAGGGAGGATTGCTGTCTTTGGTAGTGATACCGCTGTTAAAGAAGGAGATGTTGTCAAGCGCACTGGATGTTCCTGCGGGAAAGGCTATAGTGTATAAAGAGGAgtatttaatttatctttttgtGCATTTCGGCTTTTGGATGGGCGCCGAAGTTTCCAAGCCGTCGTTTTTAGTGCATTTGTGACGGATAAAACATGAAGACTCTTTTTTaggattttattatatttttcttgaattaaatattttattatgtttatttgtTTTGGTTAAGGATTATTATTGTGAAGAGAAAAGTGAGTCGAATTTTACAAGTTTGTGGACTTTTAAGAGATAATTGCCTCGAAACTGTGCGCACCAAGTGATTGACAATTTCGCCTTAATAACAAAGGATTCAATATTTGGCATAACTGAGGTGAAAAATGATCATTATTTACGAATAATAATGATAGTTATTTGTCACTGACAAATGACACATGACCACTTTCCACTTTTATGGTCCATATAATGCTAATGAGAAGGATACCACTTATTCTTTATTTGAGTTATGAATTTTACTACCGTGAGTGATGTCATGTCAGGCACAAGTCATGTACTCAACTTATAGCCCATTCctactcaggatttaggtaagtcacataataaatgtcacaagtgaataaatccataaacggatctaGGATAAATTCATCTTAAGTCCAATACGATGAATTGCTAATCTagacaatcacatctatgtctctatttttGAGAGTTGATAGCTCCAATAGCTAGACATAATCGTcccatatttattttaatcatttgctCGATATGATTATGCAAACTTTGGATAatttagattacctactaatataTGTTGTTTTCTCGTATTATAATTCGTTCTAATAATGtaatttattattagttaaacTTTAGTTAATCAGGTAGTGTATATTTGCTTATACATTTTGCTTTTCATGCAAAAACCAATTAATCAAAcatgtggtaattttatttatttaaccaaTCCAAAAAGATTTCGAGTAGGATGATGAAATCATTGCACTAAGGGCACAAATCCTAACATTTAACGTCTATATTGACAAAATGACCTTGTCGATATAATATTGATACGTTGttaactcaattaaaatattttaaagttcatggatcaatttaaaatttggaTATGATTTGGGGACATTTCATGCAATTAACCATTTAAGAAATATAATTAGATTTGAAAACATGCTTAAAAATTGATGAGTGAAGGTAGACTAATAGATATTCAATTTATTAACATGAaagggatttttttttaattcggaAGATATTACGCGCTTAAAGGTGTACAAATTTCATGTCCTTCAAATTGTTGCAATAATGTTAACTAAACTAAGACTCGAAAaatgtaatattaatatatataagtttatatttGATGTGCTGACGGTGGATAATTCTATACATTGTCGGTGACTCGGAAAATGGCATGTCATCAAGAATTAGCAAGTTGTCGGATATTAATGGGTGAAACATATTCAAGGCCACCATCCAGTAATTGCTTTGCAACTATTAAATTCGCCGACTCCGTTAGATGGAATGGATCCCAAAAAACATACTTTGTTCGATCAGGGCAAATTCGACACACCGGTAAGCATGGAAACAGACCGCCATGTCTCCCTATCAGTTCACAACAAGCATGATTCGCCTTCTCAAAATCTggaaaaaaaaagatcaaaattCATATCTCATTAACTTTTCCAAACCCTAATTTTAAAGTTCATTGCTGAATTTCACCATATGATCTATAGTTGTTAATGAGGTCTTCTACTACTGCATAATAATCGGCATAAACAAATGTCGATCCCGAAAGGTTTTTCGTAAGATCTTCGAGTAGGCTTTTCAATTTAGAGTTATATAACTTGGCAAGTTTATTTAGTGGGGAAACACAATCTTGGCCACAGAAATGTATGTCTATCTCAAATGGCATGAAACCCACTTTCAGGGAACTCAACACAACAATCTTCCTGGCATCCAAGTTATAGAGTGTCTGCAATTCACACAGATTGAAGTAGTTAGAAATTGGATATTATTTAGGTTTTCTTTTTCGGAGTTTAGCCGAGTGAACATCTTGATCAGGTGAAAATTAGTGAGGGTTTGTAGAGAAAAACCCTCATCGACTTTTACTTGATAGATCAAGGTGTTTTACTCGGTGTAATCACTTAAGAAGCTCTTTAAAAAAACACCCTAGCTAGATCGTTAGAAATTGGATCTTGTCGAGACATTTTTGGTGGTTAAACGAAGTAATCTTCTTGATTAGGTGAAAGTTAGTAAGGATCTGCAAAGAAAAACCCTCACCAACTTTCAATCGATAGATGCAGAAGTTCACTCGACTCAATCACCCCAAAAGGGGAAAAACCCTCAACAAGCCCTAATGCTAGAAATTGGATCTTGTTGAGGTGATTTC
Protein-coding sequences here:
- the LOC107960273 gene encoding GDSL esterase/lipase At4g16230, giving the protein MGTIRNKLIIICSILSHILAKHIGFAQNISAFFVFGDSLVDVGNNYYINTLAKPEYPNGIDFRKGNPSGRYTNSRTIADVIGEEIGFEDYAPPFLAPNTTGDMILKGVNYASSGAGILQATGAFFGERISMDKQVDYFAKTRQDIISGIGAIAAQALLRNSLYFLGIGANDILFGESRSVFDTNDYVDEIISNFKSQLTRLYNLDARKIAVLNAPKVGLIPFERDIHLCGRACLSLLNRMAMLYNSKLKNLLEDLTENLPGSTFVYFDYYAVTEDIINNYSSYGFENDDHACCEVIGAHGGLIPCISSSQVCLDRTKYIFWDPFHPTDSAVVIGAKYALDGGLEYVSPINMRQLANS